In a genomic window of Fusobacterium sp. IOR10:
- a CDS encoding nucleotidyltransferase, which produces MKSIGIIVEYNPFHNGHKLHLDYARKQGDIVIGVMSGDFVQRGEPALINKWDRAKMALLEGLDIVVELPVFYSTQSAEIFARGSINILKELRSDEIVFGSESDNLDKLQEVIKLESNSNFIGNVKKNLKDGDSYPTAYNKEIKNYLGEEYEIKSNDILGIEYLRTIKTLKLDMKVKTLKREGKGYHSSISTGNILSATGIRKLLKEDKDIENFISKNSKEIILKNKKNKKLVDISHFYNLIRYAIISKREVLKDIQDIEVGFENRIYEMALKSSSYEIFMKNLMTKRYTIGRTQRILIHILLSITKEDTIKLKKELPYIRILGFSDKGRTYLNKLKKEKKDDLENSNIQILTSLKNIKKKLSVEQLRYLELNEESSLIYRMINNYEDRKIPLMKRKDEYEIR; this is translated from the coding sequence ATGAAGTCAATTGGAATTATTGTGGAATATAATCCTTTTCATAATGGGCATAAACTACATTTAGATTATGCTAGAAAACAAGGGGATATAGTCATAGGAGTTATGAGTGGAGACTTTGTACAAAGGGGTGAACCAGCTCTCATTAATAAATGGGATAGGGCCAAAATGGCTTTGTTAGAAGGTTTAGATATAGTAGTGGAGTTACCAGTTTTTTATTCAACACAAAGTGCTGAAATTTTTGCTAGAGGTTCTATAAATATTTTAAAGGAACTAAGGTCTGATGAAATAGTTTTTGGTTCAGAAAGTGATAATTTAGATAAACTTCAAGAGGTTATAAAATTAGAAAGCAATTCTAATTTTATTGGAAATGTGAAAAAAAATCTTAAAGATGGAGATTCCTATCCAACAGCCTATAATAAAGAAATTAAAAATTATTTAGGAGAAGAATATGAAATTAAATCAAATGATATTTTAGGAATAGAATATTTAAGGACAATTAAGACATTAAAATTAGATATGAAGGTTAAAACTCTAAAAAGGGAAGGGAAAGGATATCATTCTTCAATTTCCACAGGGAATATATTAAGTGCAACAGGAATTAGAAAATTATTAAAAGAAGACAAAGACATAGAAAATTTTATCTCTAAAAATTCAAAGGAAATAATATTAAAAAATAAGAAAAATAAAAAGTTAGTTGATATATCACATTTTTATAATTTGATTAGATATGCTATAATTTCAAAAAGAGAAGTGTTGAAAGATATTCAAGACATTGAAGTTGGTTTTGAAAATAGAATTTATGAAATGGCATTAAAATCATCTTCCTATGAGATTTTTATGAAAAATTTAATGACTAAAAGATATACAATAGGAAGAACTCAAAGAATTTTAATTCATATTTTACTTTCTATAACAAAGGAAGATACAATAAAATTGAAAAAAGAACTTCCATATATTAGAATACTAGGTTTTTCAGATAAAGGAAGAACTTATTTAAATAAATTAAAAAAAGAAAAAAAGGATGATTTAGAGAACAGTAATATTCAAATATTAACATCCTTAAAAAATATTAAAAAAAAGTTATCAGTTGAACAATTAAGATATTTAGAATTAAACGAGGAATCTAGTTTAATTTATAGAATGATTAATAATTACGA